From a single Solanum dulcamara chromosome 4, daSolDulc1.2, whole genome shotgun sequence genomic region:
- the LOC129884964 gene encoding flowering-promoting factor 1-like protein 3, with protein MSGVWVFKNGVVRLVENTGDFQGANGRRKVLVHLPSDEVITSYAVLERKLYSLGWERYYDEPELLQYHKRSTVHLISLPKDFNKFKSMHMFDIVVKNRNEFEVRDM; from the coding sequence ATGTCTGGAGTTTGGGTATTCAAGAATGGCGTAGTCCGCCTAGTTGAGAACACTGGCGACTTCCAAGGGGCAAATGGTCGCCGGAAAGTTCTTGTACACCTTCCAAGTGATGAAGTCATCACATCATATGCAGTACTTGAAAGGAAGTTGTACTCTCTTGGATGGGAGAGGTACTATGATGAACCTGAACTCCTTCAATATCACAAAAGATCCACTGTTCATCTTATTTCTCTACCAAAGGATTTCAACAAGTTCAAGTCCATGCACATGTTTGATATTGTCGTCAAGAATCGCAATGAATTCGAGGTTAGAGAcatgtaa